In the Sarcophilus harrisii chromosome 1, mSarHar1.11, whole genome shotgun sequence genome, one interval contains:
- the CCP110 gene encoding centriolar coiled-coil protein of 110 kDa isoform X2, with protein MMEEYEKFCEKSLARIQGELLSRETFPSGQPENISFIRFHGVALLSPLLSVERRKEMQQEKQKALDVEARKQISRKKALLNRVQEILENVQIRKAPNISDFDQWEPEAVYLNSEVRDVNVPTILPKDSLPSLIEQSASTKVEETIEILPSNTTAQVKLNGTDADKDIGACISIKQRDSPNPNQLGNETSPDTSSDTSQDTLIIDENPRREGELEPTLVEEVTSDPYMMSLQNLMKKSKEYIEREQTRRSMRNNSKKSVTENHSDKENDAIKMNDSEKENAGFINKSCSSVSLDKPSLNKSNILLQSATTQMSSMNALASFSKGDIPVRMGTPILLDSDEDEDFKVTSTFDPESSVVKSFTGSYAKLPSPEPSVSPKMHRRRPKSSSTGHILINNPVNAYELSPKEKGRAMELIIQDVNVKINIPESVPKFPIDLTEVCSSKVHIDSKNASETGGEESVLGKSNELCQHSVNQLENRVMHVTATMEGQIASDGREPYKTDNNCTIVPKLHEPYAISQCIVSQKCGIMNVIKSTSILEKNCNSQVELNKSYDVQNPSPLLMQCQNKRQQIDTPNGSCGNEQLVENSFEKVKRRLDLDVDAFQKENSPYILTTGTVEQERRWIQEKRFPKGPVYINKNEMLEISSREGEEMLKNKMLAFEEMRKRLEEQHAQQLSILIAEQEKEQEKLQKEIEEQERMLKEKDITAEAPEVNLNNAVELEWRKISDSGILETMLSQVDTLHIANSNSSGFTNSALQHSFGSTSEVPFYLWGSSTNSLPKIPVTRPLGRGKPRWSQVFSLEVQAKFDKITAVAKGFLTRRLLQTEKVKHLRQTVKDTMEFIRSFQSEAPLKRGSVSAQDASLQERVLAQLRAALFDIHDIFFIMDATERMSILHHDREVRKEKMLRQMDKMKNPRASLSAATQKSLDRKKYMKAAEMGMPNKKIFIRQKPSETRVLQPSQGQNAPIHRPLCRQGTPKTSVKGVEQSREKSSDNRMRNRMRVSGAYAGKTQRKQPNVATI; from the exons ATCAGAAAAGCACCAAATATAAGTGATTTTGATCAGTGGGAACCTGAGGCAGTTTACCTCAATTCAGAAGTCAGAGACGTGAATGTTCCCACTATACTTCCAAAGGATAGTTTGCCAAGTCTTATTGAACAGTCTGCCTCAACAAAAGTTGAAGAGACTATTGAAATTTTGCCTTCTAATACCACTGCCCAAGTAAAACTGAATGGGACAGATGCAGATAAAGATATAGGAGCATGCATTTCTATCAAACAAAGGGACAGTCCTAATCCTAACCAATTGGGAAATGAAACTTCTCCAGACACATCTTCAGATACCTCACAGGATACTCTGATCATAGATGAGAACcccagaagggagggagaattggAGCCCACTCTGGTTGAGGAAGTCACCTCAGATCCTTATATGATGAGCCTTCAGAATCTTATGAAGAAGTCAAAAGAATACATAGAACGAGAACAAACTCGACGCAGCATGAGAAATAACTCAAAGAAGAGTGTCACTGAGAACCACTCAGACAAAGAGAATGATGCTATTAAGATGAATGACTCTGAGAAAGAGAATGCAGGATTTATAAACAAAAGTTGTAGTTCAGTTTCACTTGATAAACCGAGCCTTAATAAATCAAACATTCTTCTCCAAAGTGCTACTACTCAGATGAGCAGCATGAATGCTTTGGCAAGCTTCTCCAAAGGGGATATACCTGTGCGAATGGGTACTCCGATTCTTTTGGATTCGGATGAagatgaagattttaaagttactTCAACCTTTGATCCTGAAAGTAGTGTAGTTAAAAGTTTTACAGGTTCCTATGCCAAGTTACCTAGTCCAGAGCCAAGTGTGAGTCCTAAAATGCATCGAAGACGACCTAAGTCTTCCTCAACAGGTCACATACTTATAAATAACCCAGTAAATGCATATGAATTGAGtcccaaagaaaaaggaagggccATGGAATTAATCATACAAGATgtcaatgtaaaaataaatatacctgAGTCTGTGCCAAAATTTCCTATTGATTTAACTGAAGTTTGTTCTAGCAAAGTTCATATTGACAGCAAAAATGCTTCTGAAACTGGAGGTGAAGAATCAGTCTTAGGTAAATCAAATGAGCTTTGTCAACATTCagtcaaccaattagaaaacAGAGTCATGCATGTAACTGCTACAATGGAGGGTCAAATAGCTTCTGATGGGAGAGAGCCATATAAAACAGACAATAATTGTACCATAGTTCCAAAATTGCATGAGCCATATGCAATTAGTCAGTGCATAGTAAGTCAAAAGTGTGGAATAATGAATGTAATTAAATCAACtagtattttagaaaaaaactgcAATTCACAAGTGGAATTGAATAAATCTTATGATGTACAAAACCCATCTCCACTACTGATGCAATGCCAGAATAAAAGACAGCAGATAGATACACCAAATGGGTCCTGTGGAAATGAACAACTTGTGGAAAACAGTTTTGAGAAGGTGAAACGGAGACTTGATTTGGATGTTGAtgcttttcaaaaagaaaacagcCCTTATATCCTAACAACTGGAACAGTTGAACAGGAGAGACGATGGATACAGGAAAAAAGATTTCCCAAGGGACCTGTCTACATTAACAAGAATGAGATGTTAGAAATTAGCTCCAGAG aaGGAGAAGAGATGCTAAAAAATAAGATGTTGGCTtttgaagaaatgagaaagagactTGAAGAACAGCATGCTCAGCAGTTATCGATACTTATAGCTGAGCaggagaaagagcaagagaaatTACAAAAG GAAATAGAAGAACAGGAGAGAATGCTAAAAGAGAAGGATATTACAGCAGAAGCACCTGAAGTGAACCTTAACAATGCAGTGGAAttagaatggagaaaaataagtGATAGTGGCATATTAGAAACAATGCTATCGCAAGTGGACACTCTCCATATTGCAAATTCAAATAGTTCTG GTTTTACAAATTCTGCTCTACAACATAGCTTTGGTTCTACAAGTGAAGTACCATTCTACCTCTGGGGATCATCAACTAATAGTTTACCTAAAATCCCAGTAACAAGACCTCTTGGAAGGGGCAAACCTAGATGGTCTCAG GTTTTTAGTCTAGAGGTACAAgcaaaatttgataaaataactGCAGTGGCAAAAGGATTTCTTACACGTAGGCTCCTACAGACAGAAAAAGTGAAACATCTCCGGCAAACCGTAAAA GATACTATGGAGTTCATAAGAAGTTTTCAATCAGAAGCTCCACTAAAAAGAGGATCTGTTTCAGCACAAGATGCTTCTCTCCAAGAGAGAGTGCTAGCTCag CTTCGAGCTGCCTTATTTGATATTCACGATATATTCTTCATAATGGATGCAACAGAAAGAATGTCCATTTTACATCATGATCGAGAAGTGCGTAAAGAAAAAATGCTTAGACAAATG GATAAAATGAAGAATCCACGAGCATCCCTTTCAGCTGCAACACAGAAATCTCTGGATAGGAAGAAGTACATGAA ggCTGCTGAAATGGGAATGccaaataagaaaatttttatcAGACAAAAGCCTTCTGAAACAAG AGTACTTCAGCCAAGTCAAGGACAGAATGCTCCTATTCATAGGCCACTTTGTAGACAAGG AACCCCTAAGACATCAGTGAAGGGGGTTGAGCAAAGTAGAGAGAAGTCCTCAGACAACAGAATGCGTAACAGAATGCGTGTTTCAG gAGCATATGCAGGAAAAACCCAAAGAAAGCAGCCAAATGTTGCGACAATTTAA
- the CCP110 gene encoding centriolar coiled-coil protein of 110 kDa isoform X1 has translation MMEEYEKFCEKSLARIQGELLSRETFPSGQPENISFIRFHGVALLSPLLSVERRKEMQQEKQKALDVEARKQISRKKALLNRVQEILENVQIRKAPNISDFDQWEPEAVYLNSEVRDVNVPTILPKDSLPSLIEQSASTKVEETIEILPSNTTAQVKLNGTDADKDIGACISIKQRDSPNPNQLGNETSPDTSSDTSQDTLIIDENPRREGELEPTLVEEVTSDPYMMSLQNLMKKSKEYIEREQTRRSMRNNSKKSVTENHSDKENDAIKMNDSEKENAGFINKSCSSVSLDKPSLNKSNILLQSATTQMSSMNALASFSKGDIPVRMGTPILLDSDEDEDFKVTSTFDPESSVVKSFTGSYAKLPSPEPSVSPKMHRRRPKSSSTGHILINNPVNAYELSPKEKGRAMELIIQDVNVKINIPESVPKFPIDLTEVCSSKVHIDSKNASETGGEESVLGKSNELCQHSVNQLENRVMHVTATMEGQIASDGREPYKTDNNCTIVPKLHEPYAISQCIVSQKCGIMNVIKSTSILEKNCNSQVELNKSYDVQNPSPLLMQCQNKRQQIDTPNGSCGNEQLVENSFEKVKRRLDLDVDAFQKENSPYILTTGTVEQERRWIQEKRFPKGPVYINKNEMLEISSREGEEMLKNKMLAFEEMRKRLEEQHAQQLSILIAEQEKEQEKLQKTFNLQEIEEQERMLKEKDITAEAPEVNLNNAVELEWRKISDSGILETMLSQVDTLHIANSNSSGFTNSALQHSFGSTSEVPFYLWGSSTNSLPKIPVTRPLGRGKPRWSQVFSLEVQAKFDKITAVAKGFLTRRLLQTEKVKHLRQTVKDTMEFIRSFQSEAPLKRGSVSAQDASLQERVLAQLRAALFDIHDIFFIMDATERMSILHHDREVRKEKMLRQMDKMKNPRASLSAATQKSLDRKKYMKAAEMGMPNKKIFIRQKPSETRVLQPSQGQNAPIHRPLCRQGTPKTSVKGVEQSREKSSDNRMRNRMRVSGAYAGKTQRKQPNVATI, from the exons ATCAGAAAAGCACCAAATATAAGTGATTTTGATCAGTGGGAACCTGAGGCAGTTTACCTCAATTCAGAAGTCAGAGACGTGAATGTTCCCACTATACTTCCAAAGGATAGTTTGCCAAGTCTTATTGAACAGTCTGCCTCAACAAAAGTTGAAGAGACTATTGAAATTTTGCCTTCTAATACCACTGCCCAAGTAAAACTGAATGGGACAGATGCAGATAAAGATATAGGAGCATGCATTTCTATCAAACAAAGGGACAGTCCTAATCCTAACCAATTGGGAAATGAAACTTCTCCAGACACATCTTCAGATACCTCACAGGATACTCTGATCATAGATGAGAACcccagaagggagggagaattggAGCCCACTCTGGTTGAGGAAGTCACCTCAGATCCTTATATGATGAGCCTTCAGAATCTTATGAAGAAGTCAAAAGAATACATAGAACGAGAACAAACTCGACGCAGCATGAGAAATAACTCAAAGAAGAGTGTCACTGAGAACCACTCAGACAAAGAGAATGATGCTATTAAGATGAATGACTCTGAGAAAGAGAATGCAGGATTTATAAACAAAAGTTGTAGTTCAGTTTCACTTGATAAACCGAGCCTTAATAAATCAAACATTCTTCTCCAAAGTGCTACTACTCAGATGAGCAGCATGAATGCTTTGGCAAGCTTCTCCAAAGGGGATATACCTGTGCGAATGGGTACTCCGATTCTTTTGGATTCGGATGAagatgaagattttaaagttactTCAACCTTTGATCCTGAAAGTAGTGTAGTTAAAAGTTTTACAGGTTCCTATGCCAAGTTACCTAGTCCAGAGCCAAGTGTGAGTCCTAAAATGCATCGAAGACGACCTAAGTCTTCCTCAACAGGTCACATACTTATAAATAACCCAGTAAATGCATATGAATTGAGtcccaaagaaaaaggaagggccATGGAATTAATCATACAAGATgtcaatgtaaaaataaatatacctgAGTCTGTGCCAAAATTTCCTATTGATTTAACTGAAGTTTGTTCTAGCAAAGTTCATATTGACAGCAAAAATGCTTCTGAAACTGGAGGTGAAGAATCAGTCTTAGGTAAATCAAATGAGCTTTGTCAACATTCagtcaaccaattagaaaacAGAGTCATGCATGTAACTGCTACAATGGAGGGTCAAATAGCTTCTGATGGGAGAGAGCCATATAAAACAGACAATAATTGTACCATAGTTCCAAAATTGCATGAGCCATATGCAATTAGTCAGTGCATAGTAAGTCAAAAGTGTGGAATAATGAATGTAATTAAATCAACtagtattttagaaaaaaactgcAATTCACAAGTGGAATTGAATAAATCTTATGATGTACAAAACCCATCTCCACTACTGATGCAATGCCAGAATAAAAGACAGCAGATAGATACACCAAATGGGTCCTGTGGAAATGAACAACTTGTGGAAAACAGTTTTGAGAAGGTGAAACGGAGACTTGATTTGGATGTTGAtgcttttcaaaaagaaaacagcCCTTATATCCTAACAACTGGAACAGTTGAACAGGAGAGACGATGGATACAGGAAAAAAGATTTCCCAAGGGACCTGTCTACATTAACAAGAATGAGATGTTAGAAATTAGCTCCAGAG aaGGAGAAGAGATGCTAAAAAATAAGATGTTGGCTtttgaagaaatgagaaagagactTGAAGAACAGCATGCTCAGCAGTTATCGATACTTATAGCTGAGCaggagaaagagcaagagaaatTACAAAAG ACCTTTAATCTACAGGAAATAGAAGAACAGGAGAGAATGCTAAAAGAGAAGGATATTACAGCAGAAGCACCTGAAGTGAACCTTAACAATGCAGTGGAAttagaatggagaaaaataagtGATAGTGGCATATTAGAAACAATGCTATCGCAAGTGGACACTCTCCATATTGCAAATTCAAATAGTTCTG GTTTTACAAATTCTGCTCTACAACATAGCTTTGGTTCTACAAGTGAAGTACCATTCTACCTCTGGGGATCATCAACTAATAGTTTACCTAAAATCCCAGTAACAAGACCTCTTGGAAGGGGCAAACCTAGATGGTCTCAG GTTTTTAGTCTAGAGGTACAAgcaaaatttgataaaataactGCAGTGGCAAAAGGATTTCTTACACGTAGGCTCCTACAGACAGAAAAAGTGAAACATCTCCGGCAAACCGTAAAA GATACTATGGAGTTCATAAGAAGTTTTCAATCAGAAGCTCCACTAAAAAGAGGATCTGTTTCAGCACAAGATGCTTCTCTCCAAGAGAGAGTGCTAGCTCag CTTCGAGCTGCCTTATTTGATATTCACGATATATTCTTCATAATGGATGCAACAGAAAGAATGTCCATTTTACATCATGATCGAGAAGTGCGTAAAGAAAAAATGCTTAGACAAATG GATAAAATGAAGAATCCACGAGCATCCCTTTCAGCTGCAACACAGAAATCTCTGGATAGGAAGAAGTACATGAA ggCTGCTGAAATGGGAATGccaaataagaaaatttttatcAGACAAAAGCCTTCTGAAACAAG AGTACTTCAGCCAAGTCAAGGACAGAATGCTCCTATTCATAGGCCACTTTGTAGACAAGG AACCCCTAAGACATCAGTGAAGGGGGTTGAGCAAAGTAGAGAGAAGTCCTCAGACAACAGAATGCGTAACAGAATGCGTGTTTCAG gAGCATATGCAGGAAAAACCCAAAGAAAGCAGCCAAATGTTGCGACAATTTAA
- the CCP110 gene encoding centriolar coiled-coil protein of 110 kDa isoform X4, whose protein sequence is MMEEYEKFCEKSLARIQGELLSRETFPSGQPENISFIRFHGVALLSPLLSVERRKEMQQEKQKALDVEARKQISRKKALLNRVQEILENVQIRKAPNISDFDQWEPEAVYLNSEVRDVNVPTILPKDSLPSLIEQSASTKVEETIEILPSNTTAQVKLNGTDADKDIGACISIKQRDSPNPNQLGNETSPDTSSDTSQDTLIIDENPRREGELEPTLVEEVTSDPYMMSLQNLMKKSKEYIEREQTRRSMRNNSKKSVTENHSDKENDAIKMNDSEKENAGFINKSCSSVSLDKPSLNKSNILLQSATTQMSSMNALASFSKGDIPVRMGTPILLDSDEDEDFKVTSTFDPESSVVKSFTGSYAKLPSPEPSVSPKMHRRRPKSSSTGHILINNPVNAYELSPKEKGRAMELIIQDVNVKINIPESVPKFPIDLTEVCSSKVHIDSKNASETGGEESVLGKSNELCQHSVNQLENRVMHVTATMEGQIASDGREPYKTDNNCTIVPKLHEPYAISQCIVSQKCGIMNVIKSTSILEKNCNSQVELNKSYDVQNPSPLLMQCQNKRQQIDTPNGSCGNEQLVENSFEKVKRRLDLDVDAFQKENSPYILTTGTVEQERRWIQEKRFPKGPVYINKNEMLEISSREGEEMLKNKMLAFEEMRKRLEEQHAQQLSILIAEQEKEQEKLQKTFNLQEIEEQERMLKEKDITAEAPEVNLNNAVELEWRKISDSGILETMLSQVDTLHIANSNSSGFTNSALQHSFGSTSEVPFYLWGSSTNSLPKIPVTRPLGRGKPRWSQVFSLEVQAKFDKITAVAKGFLTRRLLQTEKVKHLRQTVKDTMEFIRSFQSEAPLKRGSVSAQDASLQERVLAQLRAALFDIHDIFFIMDATERMSILHHDREVRKEKMLRQMDKMKNPRASLSAATQKSLDRKKYMKVLQPSQGQNAPIHRPLCRQGTPKTSVKGVEQSREKSSDNRMRNRMRVSGAYAGKTQRKQPNVATI, encoded by the exons ATCAGAAAAGCACCAAATATAAGTGATTTTGATCAGTGGGAACCTGAGGCAGTTTACCTCAATTCAGAAGTCAGAGACGTGAATGTTCCCACTATACTTCCAAAGGATAGTTTGCCAAGTCTTATTGAACAGTCTGCCTCAACAAAAGTTGAAGAGACTATTGAAATTTTGCCTTCTAATACCACTGCCCAAGTAAAACTGAATGGGACAGATGCAGATAAAGATATAGGAGCATGCATTTCTATCAAACAAAGGGACAGTCCTAATCCTAACCAATTGGGAAATGAAACTTCTCCAGACACATCTTCAGATACCTCACAGGATACTCTGATCATAGATGAGAACcccagaagggagggagaattggAGCCCACTCTGGTTGAGGAAGTCACCTCAGATCCTTATATGATGAGCCTTCAGAATCTTATGAAGAAGTCAAAAGAATACATAGAACGAGAACAAACTCGACGCAGCATGAGAAATAACTCAAAGAAGAGTGTCACTGAGAACCACTCAGACAAAGAGAATGATGCTATTAAGATGAATGACTCTGAGAAAGAGAATGCAGGATTTATAAACAAAAGTTGTAGTTCAGTTTCACTTGATAAACCGAGCCTTAATAAATCAAACATTCTTCTCCAAAGTGCTACTACTCAGATGAGCAGCATGAATGCTTTGGCAAGCTTCTCCAAAGGGGATATACCTGTGCGAATGGGTACTCCGATTCTTTTGGATTCGGATGAagatgaagattttaaagttactTCAACCTTTGATCCTGAAAGTAGTGTAGTTAAAAGTTTTACAGGTTCCTATGCCAAGTTACCTAGTCCAGAGCCAAGTGTGAGTCCTAAAATGCATCGAAGACGACCTAAGTCTTCCTCAACAGGTCACATACTTATAAATAACCCAGTAAATGCATATGAATTGAGtcccaaagaaaaaggaagggccATGGAATTAATCATACAAGATgtcaatgtaaaaataaatatacctgAGTCTGTGCCAAAATTTCCTATTGATTTAACTGAAGTTTGTTCTAGCAAAGTTCATATTGACAGCAAAAATGCTTCTGAAACTGGAGGTGAAGAATCAGTCTTAGGTAAATCAAATGAGCTTTGTCAACATTCagtcaaccaattagaaaacAGAGTCATGCATGTAACTGCTACAATGGAGGGTCAAATAGCTTCTGATGGGAGAGAGCCATATAAAACAGACAATAATTGTACCATAGTTCCAAAATTGCATGAGCCATATGCAATTAGTCAGTGCATAGTAAGTCAAAAGTGTGGAATAATGAATGTAATTAAATCAACtagtattttagaaaaaaactgcAATTCACAAGTGGAATTGAATAAATCTTATGATGTACAAAACCCATCTCCACTACTGATGCAATGCCAGAATAAAAGACAGCAGATAGATACACCAAATGGGTCCTGTGGAAATGAACAACTTGTGGAAAACAGTTTTGAGAAGGTGAAACGGAGACTTGATTTGGATGTTGAtgcttttcaaaaagaaaacagcCCTTATATCCTAACAACTGGAACAGTTGAACAGGAGAGACGATGGATACAGGAAAAAAGATTTCCCAAGGGACCTGTCTACATTAACAAGAATGAGATGTTAGAAATTAGCTCCAGAG aaGGAGAAGAGATGCTAAAAAATAAGATGTTGGCTtttgaagaaatgagaaagagactTGAAGAACAGCATGCTCAGCAGTTATCGATACTTATAGCTGAGCaggagaaagagcaagagaaatTACAAAAG ACCTTTAATCTACAGGAAATAGAAGAACAGGAGAGAATGCTAAAAGAGAAGGATATTACAGCAGAAGCACCTGAAGTGAACCTTAACAATGCAGTGGAAttagaatggagaaaaataagtGATAGTGGCATATTAGAAACAATGCTATCGCAAGTGGACACTCTCCATATTGCAAATTCAAATAGTTCTG GTTTTACAAATTCTGCTCTACAACATAGCTTTGGTTCTACAAGTGAAGTACCATTCTACCTCTGGGGATCATCAACTAATAGTTTACCTAAAATCCCAGTAACAAGACCTCTTGGAAGGGGCAAACCTAGATGGTCTCAG GTTTTTAGTCTAGAGGTACAAgcaaaatttgataaaataactGCAGTGGCAAAAGGATTTCTTACACGTAGGCTCCTACAGACAGAAAAAGTGAAACATCTCCGGCAAACCGTAAAA GATACTATGGAGTTCATAAGAAGTTTTCAATCAGAAGCTCCACTAAAAAGAGGATCTGTTTCAGCACAAGATGCTTCTCTCCAAGAGAGAGTGCTAGCTCag CTTCGAGCTGCCTTATTTGATATTCACGATATATTCTTCATAATGGATGCAACAGAAAGAATGTCCATTTTACATCATGATCGAGAAGTGCGTAAAGAAAAAATGCTTAGACAAATG GATAAAATGAAGAATCCACGAGCATCCCTTTCAGCTGCAACACAGAAATCTCTGGATAGGAAGAAGTACATGAA AGTACTTCAGCCAAGTCAAGGACAGAATGCTCCTATTCATAGGCCACTTTGTAGACAAGG AACCCCTAAGACATCAGTGAAGGGGGTTGAGCAAAGTAGAGAGAAGTCCTCAGACAACAGAATGCGTAACAGAATGCGTGTTTCAG gAGCATATGCAGGAAAAACCCAAAGAAAGCAGCCAAATGTTGCGACAATTTAA